A portion of the Streptomyces sp. NBC_00376 genome contains these proteins:
- the sigJ gene encoding RNA polymerase sigma factor SigJ: protein MTADTATDVFESHRPVLTGVAYRMLGRIADAEDVVQEAWLRWSSASREDVREPRALLVRIITRLAIDRLRQVQSRREAYVGPWLPEPVVTDFGPSVPDTAEQAVLADSVSVAVLVVLESLSPLERAVFVLREAFGFPYAEIAAALDRTEAAVRQLAGRARRHVEERKPRYDVDPVQRRDLTERFLAAAAGGDIEELLALLAPDARLVGDSGGKSRAPLRIIESADKVGRFLFAVAHDQAEALDHRLLELNGGPGLLLFLGGKIDSVVQLDIEDGLIQCVYIVRNPDKLTGFTDLPEK, encoded by the coding sequence GTGACAGCCGACACCGCCACCGATGTCTTCGAGAGCCACCGCCCCGTGCTCACCGGCGTCGCCTACCGCATGCTGGGCCGGATCGCCGATGCCGAGGACGTGGTGCAGGAGGCCTGGCTCCGTTGGTCCTCCGCGTCCCGCGAGGACGTGCGGGAGCCGCGCGCCCTTCTCGTGAGGATCATCACCCGCCTCGCCATCGACCGGCTGCGCCAGGTGCAGTCGAGGCGCGAGGCGTACGTCGGGCCGTGGCTGCCGGAGCCGGTCGTCACCGATTTCGGACCGTCCGTGCCCGACACCGCGGAGCAGGCGGTGCTGGCCGACTCCGTATCGGTCGCCGTGCTGGTCGTCCTGGAGTCCCTGTCGCCGCTGGAGCGGGCCGTTTTCGTGCTGCGCGAGGCGTTCGGCTTCCCGTACGCGGAGATCGCCGCCGCCCTCGACCGGACCGAGGCCGCGGTGCGCCAGCTGGCGGGACGTGCGCGGCGCCATGTGGAGGAGCGCAAACCGCGCTACGACGTCGACCCGGTGCAACGCCGTGACCTCACCGAGCGGTTCCTCGCCGCGGCGGCGGGCGGCGACATCGAGGAACTGCTGGCCCTGCTCGCCCCCGACGCGCGGCTCGTCGGGGACAGCGGCGGAAAGTCCAGGGCGCCGCTGCGGATCATCGAGAGCGCCGACAAGGTCGGCCGCTTCCTCTTCGCCGTCGCCCACGACCAGGCCGAGGCCCTCGACCACCGGTTGCTGGAACTCAACGGTGGGCCCGGCCTGCTGCTGTTCCTGGGCGGAAAGATCGACTCGGTCGTTCAGCTCGACATCGAGGACGGGCTCATCCAGTGCGTATACATCGTGCGGAACCCTGACAAGCTCACCGGCTTCACCGACCTCCCGGAGAAGTAG
- a CDS encoding GntR family transcriptional regulator, which produces MGTTQLESVQEPKYWHLKTVLSEALDSDFAVGEILPNERELAARFGVARATLRQALEQLELEGRLQRRRGVGTTVAPPRVGVAVSTAQRDWSGGGPAEAWQPVDCSTAVAPSSVAAVLDVEADAPIHIVRRIRVTNGQTVAAEFLYVPSPSVPELSAIDAPSGPARARRVLRELHRLGLDGQDRSVELGSARVDDAKELDRLPGAPVLVVTTRYLAAGGTAALSVATYRADTCRLTFGDSGDLEISHHDQERRAS; this is translated from the coding sequence GTGGGGACGACGCAGCTGGAATCGGTACAGGAGCCGAAGTACTGGCACCTCAAGACCGTGCTCAGTGAGGCACTCGACTCGGACTTTGCGGTGGGGGAGATCCTGCCCAACGAGCGCGAGCTCGCCGCCCGGTTCGGAGTCGCCCGAGCCACGCTCCGGCAGGCTCTGGAACAGCTCGAACTCGAAGGAAGGCTGCAGCGTCGCCGCGGCGTCGGGACCACCGTCGCGCCGCCGCGAGTCGGAGTCGCCGTCTCCACGGCACAGCGGGACTGGTCCGGCGGAGGTCCGGCCGAGGCCTGGCAGCCGGTGGACTGCTCCACCGCGGTCGCCCCGTCGTCGGTGGCGGCCGTGCTCGACGTGGAAGCCGACGCGCCGATACACATCGTGCGCCGGATCCGGGTGACCAACGGGCAGACCGTCGCGGCGGAGTTCCTGTACGTCCCGTCGCCGTCCGTGCCCGAACTCTCCGCGATCGACGCTCCGTCCGGGCCTGCCCGGGCCCGCCGTGTCCTGCGCGAGCTGCACCGTCTCGGCCTCGACGGCCAGGACCGGTCGGTGGAGCTGGGCTCGGCGCGTGTGGACGACGCCAAGGAGCTCGACCGGCTGCCCGGCGCCCCCGTGCTCGTCGTCACCACCCGCTACCTCGCGGCGGGCGGTACTGCCGCGCTCTCCGTCGCCACGTACCGGGCCGACACCTGCCGGCTCACCTTCGGTGACTCGGGAGACCTGGAGATCAGCCACCACGACCAGGAGCGCCGGGCCTCCTGA
- a CDS encoding ROK family protein — translation MGRLTGGDPSLLRRINSAVVLHALRGADSPTLTDLTRITGLSRPTVEGVMEGLFEAGLVVESGPDGGETRRQGRPARRFRFRAEAGHLLGIEIGPHRVSALLSGLDGRIIGAGAREVSETAGADDRLDKVRAVVADLLRRTGVARSSLRAVGVGSPGIVEADGTVRLGTALPGWTGLALGERLRRSFRCPVLVENDANAAAVAEHWKGAATESDDIVFVLAGLSPGAGSLIGGRLHRGFGGAAGEIGALHLLGREVTPERLLSTTDTPLDPLDEPAVADVFAEARRGDARAQAAVERFIQRLVHDVAALALALDPELVVVGGWATGLDDVLDPLRSELARYCLRPPRVTLSLLGEAAVATGALRLALDHVEEQLFAVEGTVTARR, via the coding sequence GTGGGCCGGCTGACCGGTGGGGATCCGTCGCTGTTGCGACGCATCAATTCCGCGGTGGTACTGCATGCCCTGCGAGGTGCCGACTCCCCGACCCTGACGGACCTGACCCGGATCACCGGACTGTCCCGTCCGACGGTCGAAGGTGTCATGGAGGGGCTCTTCGAGGCCGGGCTGGTCGTCGAGTCGGGGCCCGACGGGGGCGAGACCCGGCGCCAGGGGCGGCCGGCCCGCCGGTTCCGGTTCCGTGCCGAGGCCGGGCATCTGCTCGGCATCGAGATCGGCCCGCACCGCGTCTCCGCGCTGCTGTCGGGGCTGGACGGCCGGATCATCGGCGCGGGCGCCCGCGAGGTGTCGGAGACCGCCGGCGCCGATGACCGGCTCGACAAGGTCAGGGCCGTGGTGGCCGACCTCCTGCGGCGGACGGGCGTGGCCAGGAGCAGTCTGCGCGCGGTCGGGGTCGGCAGCCCCGGCATCGTGGAGGCCGACGGGACGGTCCGGCTGGGCACCGCCCTGCCCGGCTGGACGGGTCTCGCGCTGGGCGAGCGGCTGAGGCGCTCCTTCCGCTGCCCGGTCCTGGTGGAGAACGACGCCAATGCCGCGGCGGTCGCGGAGCACTGGAAGGGCGCGGCCACCGAGTCCGACGACATCGTGTTCGTCCTGGCGGGGCTGAGCCCGGGTGCCGGTTCGCTGATCGGTGGACGGCTGCACCGCGGGTTCGGCGGTGCGGCGGGCGAGATCGGCGCGCTGCACCTGCTCGGCCGCGAAGTGACTCCGGAGCGGCTTCTGTCCACGACGGACACCCCGCTGGATCCGTTGGACGAGCCCGCGGTCGCCGATGTGTTCGCGGAAGCCCGGCGCGGCGATGCCCGGGCCCAGGCCGCGGTCGAACGCTTCATTCAGCGTCTGGTGCACGATGTGGCGGCGCTGGCGCTGGCGCTGGACCCCGAGCTCGTGGTGGTGGGCGGCTGGGCCACCGGGCTGGACGATGTGCTCGATCCACTCCGCAGCGAGCTGGCCCGCTACTGCCTCCGGCCGCCACGGGTCACGCTGTCGCTGCTCGGTGAGGCCGCGGTGGCCACCGGCGCGCTACGGCTGGCGCTCGACCACGTGGAGGAGCAGCTCTTCGCGGTGGAGGGAACGGTGACGGCCCGCCGCTGA
- a CDS encoding response regulator encodes MPVSVLLVDDEPLVRAGLRAVLEAQPDIEVVGEAGDGAAVIPLLHQLRPDVVAMDVRMPLMDGIEATRVVLRTVPDPPKILVVTTFENDEYVYEALRAGADGFLLKRARPAEIVHAVRLVAEGESLLFPAAVRQLAAEYGTSKARAVMDRAALTERESVVLRLMARGLSNAEIAAKLVVGVETVKTHVSAVLAKLGARDRTQAVIAAYESGFVAPG; translated from the coding sequence ATGCCGGTTAGCGTACTTCTGGTCGACGACGAGCCCCTCGTCCGCGCGGGGTTGCGTGCGGTCCTTGAGGCCCAGCCCGATATCGAGGTGGTGGGCGAGGCGGGCGACGGCGCCGCCGTGATCCCTCTGCTGCATCAGCTGCGCCCCGATGTGGTGGCCATGGATGTCAGGATGCCGTTGATGGACGGGATCGAGGCAACCCGGGTGGTGCTGCGTACGGTGCCTGATCCGCCGAAGATCCTTGTGGTGACCACCTTCGAGAACGACGAGTACGTCTATGAGGCGTTGCGTGCCGGTGCGGACGGCTTCCTCCTCAAACGTGCCCGGCCCGCCGAGATCGTGCATGCGGTGCGTCTGGTCGCCGAAGGCGAGTCGCTGCTCTTCCCGGCGGCGGTCCGGCAGCTCGCCGCCGAGTACGGGACGAGCAAGGCGCGCGCGGTCATGGACCGGGCAGCGCTGACCGAGCGGGAGTCCGTGGTCCTGCGGCTGATGGCCCGTGGCCTGTCGAACGCGGAGATCGCTGCCAAGCTCGTGGTCGGCGTCGAAACGGTGAAGACCCATGTCAGTGCTGTACTGGCCAAGTTGGGCGCGAGGGACCGTACCCAGGCGGTGATCGCGGCATATGAATCCGGGTTCGTCGCCCCGGGCTGA
- a CDS encoding sensor histidine kinase: protein MFRLLRPLAASVTYTRWLHLLIPGAGYSVWLFISPDSPWAPMVVAVPVGLVPGMRLAEGVQAQLLLAPEERGKADASISAATAATWGDRWRTVLWLEIRMLLAVPVGYATVWLSATAMDLVLTASGSGPSDQWLVRGVEPHWWYALLSPLPLLPLLAVVVLSGRLITEAAKQLLGPSPVQRLTALEERTEQLLERNRIARELHDSIGHALTVAVVQAGAARAAHDPEFTERALAAIEETGRDALDDLERVLRVLRESGPPAGQRPTLVEADRLLDSARSSGAKIDADVSGPLEQVPGAVSREGYRILQESLTNVLRHSGTVPVRVRITLADGGLELEVTNPLNAAIADSVAVPGGGSGLRGIRERAALLGGKAETGPHEGQWRVRARLPLDGLRAAP, encoded by the coding sequence ATGTTCCGCCTTCTGCGCCCGCTCGCCGCATCTGTCACCTACACCCGGTGGCTGCATCTGCTTATCCCGGGTGCGGGCTACAGCGTGTGGTTGTTCATCTCGCCGGATTCCCCATGGGCGCCCATGGTCGTCGCGGTACCGGTCGGTCTGGTGCCCGGTATGCGGCTGGCCGAGGGGGTACAGGCACAACTTCTGCTCGCACCGGAGGAAAGAGGCAAGGCTGATGCCAGTATCTCCGCGGCCACGGCCGCCACTTGGGGCGACCGCTGGAGAACCGTGCTGTGGCTGGAGATACGAATGCTGCTCGCCGTTCCCGTGGGGTACGCGACGGTGTGGCTGTCGGCAACCGCGATGGACCTCGTCCTCACCGCCTCCGGCAGCGGCCCGAGCGATCAATGGCTGGTCCGCGGGGTGGAGCCGCACTGGTGGTATGCCCTGCTCTCCCCCCTGCCCCTCCTGCCGCTGCTCGCCGTCGTCGTGTTGAGCGGCCGGCTGATCACCGAGGCCGCCAAGCAGCTTCTCGGCCCCTCGCCCGTGCAGCGGCTGACCGCTCTGGAGGAGCGCACCGAACAGCTGCTGGAGCGCAACCGCATCGCACGTGAGCTGCACGACTCGATCGGGCACGCATTGACGGTCGCGGTCGTACAGGCCGGCGCGGCCCGGGCTGCACACGACCCGGAGTTCACCGAACGGGCCCTTGCCGCGATCGAGGAGACGGGCCGGGACGCGCTCGACGATCTGGAGCGGGTGCTGCGGGTGCTGCGCGAATCGGGGCCGCCCGCGGGGCAACGGCCGACGCTCGTGGAAGCGGACCGGCTCCTGGACTCCGCGCGCAGTTCGGGCGCGAAGATCGACGCTGACGTGTCAGGTCCGCTGGAACAGGTTCCGGGCGCGGTCTCCCGCGAGGGATATCGCATCCTTCAGGAGTCCCTCACCAATGTGCTGCGTCATTCGGGTACAGTCCCCGTCCGCGTGCGGATCACCCTTGCCGACGGCGGGCTGGAGTTGGAGGTGACCAATCCACTCAATGCCGCGATAGCCGATTCGGTAGCTGTGCCGGGCGGCGGGAGCGGGCTGCGGGGCATCCGGGAGCGGGCCGCGCTGCTGGGCGGAAAGGCCGAGACGGGTCCGCACGAAGGGCAGTGGCGCGTTCGTGCCAGGCTCCCGTTGGACGGCCTGAGGGCTGCCCCTTAG
- a CDS encoding ABC transporter ATP-binding protein: MTSIDVHELTKTYGTTRAVDNLTFSVRPGRVTGFLGPNGAGKSTTMRLVLGLDRPTGGKATIGGQPYAALSDPLRRVGALLDAQAAHGSRTARNHLLALAVSNGLGARRVEEVLEEAGLTEVGGTRIKTLSLGMRQRLGIAAALLGDPEVVMLDEPSNGLDPEGIIWVRELMKRLAREGRTVLVSSHLMNETSSFADHLVILGRGRLLADLPMQDFLDSRSKPRARMRTTESTRLRDVLIRKGYDPAQGEDGSWTIEGAKAGEVGAIAAAEGIPVLELVDEQATLEQAYLDLTADATEFASASTSSANRQEA, translated from the coding sequence ATGACCAGCATCGACGTCCACGAGCTCACCAAGACATACGGCACGACCCGTGCCGTGGACAACCTCACGTTCAGCGTGCGCCCGGGGCGCGTCACCGGCTTCCTCGGCCCCAACGGCGCGGGCAAGTCCACCACCATGCGACTCGTCCTCGGCCTCGACCGGCCCACCGGCGGCAAGGCCACGATCGGCGGGCAGCCCTACGCTGCGCTCAGCGATCCGCTGCGTCGGGTCGGCGCCCTGCTGGACGCTCAGGCCGCCCATGGCTCGCGCACCGCGCGGAACCACTTGCTCGCCCTGGCGGTCAGCAACGGCCTCGGTGCGCGCAGGGTCGAGGAGGTCCTGGAAGAGGCAGGCCTCACCGAGGTCGGCGGAACCCGGATCAAGACCTTATCACTCGGCATGCGACAGCGGCTGGGCATAGCGGCCGCCCTGCTGGGCGATCCGGAGGTCGTGATGCTGGACGAGCCGTCCAACGGTCTCGATCCGGAAGGCATCATCTGGGTCCGGGAGCTGATGAAGCGACTCGCCCGCGAGGGACGCACGGTCCTGGTCTCCAGCCATCTGATGAACGAGACCTCGTCGTTCGCCGATCACCTCGTGATCCTCGGCCGGGGCCGGCTCCTCGCCGACCTGCCGATGCAGGACTTCCTGGACTCCCGCAGCAAGCCTCGCGCACGGATGCGGACGACCGAATCCACGCGGCTGCGCGATGTCCTCATCCGCAAGGGATATGACCCCGCGCAGGGCGAGGACGGCTCATGGACCATCGAGGGCGCGAAGGCAGGGGAGGTCGGTGCGATAGCCGCCGCCGAAGGCATTCCTGTCCTTGAACTCGTCGATGAGCAGGCCACGTTGGAACAGGCCTACCTCGACCTCACTGCCGACGCAACGGAATTCGCATCGGCGTCGACCTCATCCGCCAACCGTCAGGAGGCCTGA
- a CDS encoding ABC transporter permease, with translation MSTIAVLRSEWIKIRSVRSVTGSLISVLAVTLAVTLLAFSTVGQAEADNVDAEPVFDAFYALNFGQIAAISFGATAISSEYLNGALRISLAAVPRRNLFYAAKIALVGAPALVVGLVTSFGAFLVGQLFMGEYAIDLGEPGALRAAFGGGIYLALMALFAAGLAVVLRSAVAVLSLLIPFVLIVSFVVGDVAGGVAQYLPDRAGQLVLHQNPEGSLGPWGGLAVTAAWAAAALLAGWWALRRRDA, from the coding sequence ATGTCGACCATCGCAGTACTGCGTTCCGAGTGGATCAAGATCAGATCGGTCCGGTCCGTCACGGGATCCTTGATATCCGTCCTCGCCGTGACACTTGCGGTCACCCTGCTCGCGTTCTCCACGGTCGGCCAGGCCGAGGCGGACAATGTCGACGCCGAGCCGGTCTTCGACGCCTTCTACGCGCTGAACTTCGGCCAGATCGCGGCCATCAGCTTCGGAGCGACCGCGATCTCGTCCGAGTACCTCAATGGAGCCCTGCGGATATCGCTCGCCGCCGTGCCACGCCGCAACCTCTTCTACGCTGCCAAGATCGCCCTCGTCGGCGCGCCGGCACTCGTCGTCGGCCTCGTCACCAGCTTCGGCGCCTTCCTGGTGGGACAGTTGTTCATGGGCGAGTACGCGATCGACCTGGGCGAGCCGGGCGCGCTGCGGGCGGCCTTCGGGGGCGGGATCTATCTGGCACTGATGGCCCTGTTCGCCGCCGGACTGGCCGTGGTGCTGCGCAGCGCCGTAGCCGTGCTCAGCCTGCTCATCCCGTTCGTCCTCATAGTCTCCTTCGTGGTCGGTGATGTCGCAGGCGGAGTCGCGCAGTATCTGCCGGACCGGGCGGGCCAGTTGGTGCTCCACCAGAACCCCGAGGGAAGTCTCGGACCGTGGGGCGGGCTCGCGGTGACTGCGGCCTGGGCGGCGGCTGCCCTCCTGGCGGGCTGGTGGGCGCTCCGGCGCAGGGACGCGTAG
- the mug gene encoding G/U mismatch-specific DNA glycosylase: protein MTPEELQAARDRTVPDVVAGGLRVLFCGINPSLMTGATGHHFAHPGNRFWPVLHRSGFTPRQLKPAEQSELLRYGLGITNVVARATARADELTAEEFREGGQILAAKVELLRPQWLAVVGITAYRTAFGRRTARIGPQDHAIGGARIWALPNPSGLNAHWTAQTMAEEYGRLLACVNHNTADPAFPAVPANPAAPANAVDPAGPGDLSDPTQAT, encoded by the coding sequence ATGACACCCGAAGAGCTCCAGGCCGCCCGCGACCGCACCGTTCCCGATGTGGTCGCGGGCGGCCTGCGTGTGCTGTTCTGCGGGATCAACCCGAGCCTGATGACGGGGGCGACGGGCCACCACTTCGCCCACCCCGGCAACCGGTTCTGGCCGGTACTCCATCGGTCGGGCTTCACACCGCGGCAGTTGAAGCCGGCCGAACAGAGCGAACTACTGCGATACGGCCTCGGGATCACCAATGTGGTCGCGAGGGCCACCGCCCGGGCGGACGAGCTCACCGCCGAGGAATTCCGCGAGGGCGGTCAGATCCTGGCAGCCAAGGTGGAACTGCTGCGACCGCAGTGGCTGGCGGTCGTAGGGATCACGGCGTACCGAACGGCCTTCGGCAGGCGTACCGCACGGATCGGCCCGCAGGACCACGCAATCGGCGGCGCGCGCATCTGGGCCCTGCCCAACCCCAGCGGCCTCAACGCCCACTGGACCGCTCAGACAATGGCGGAGGAGTACGGCCGCCTCCTCGCCTGCGTCAACCACAACACCGCCGACCCCGCTTTCCCCGCTGTCCCCGCCAATCCCGCGGCCCCTGCCAATGCGGTCGATCCTGCCGGTCCCGGCGATCTCTCCGATCCCACGCAAGCCACCTGA
- the purB gene encoding adenylosuccinate lyase, giving the protein MTAVSAKPRIPNVLAGRYASTELAVLWSPEQKVKLERQLWLAVLRAQKDLGIEVPDAALADYERVIDQVDLASIAEREKVTRHDVKARIEEFNALAGHEQVHKGMTSRDLTENVEQLQIRLSLELMRDRTVAVLARLGKLSGEYRELVMAGRSHNVAAQATTLGKRFATAADELLVAYGRLEDLLDRYPLRGIKGPVGTAQDMLDLLGGDAGKLADLEQRIAAHLGFSQAFTSVGQVYPRSLDYDVVTALVQLAAAPSSVAKTIRLMAGHELVTEGFKPGQVGSSAMPHKMNTRSCERVNGLMVILRGYASMTGELAGDQWNEGDVSCSVVRRVALPDAFFAFDGLLETFLTVLDEFGAFPAVVARELDRYLPFLATTKVLMGAVRAGVGREVAHEAIKENAVASALAMREQGAERNELLDKLAADDRIPLDRAQLDALMADKLSFTGAAGDQVTALVSRIEEIAKQHPEAAAYTPGSIL; this is encoded by the coding sequence GTGACTGCTGTGTCTGCGAAGCCTCGCATCCCCAATGTCCTGGCCGGCCGCTACGCCTCCACGGAGCTGGCCGTCCTCTGGTCCCCCGAGCAGAAGGTGAAGCTGGAACGCCAGCTGTGGCTGGCGGTGCTGCGCGCTCAGAAGGACCTCGGGATCGAGGTTCCGGACGCCGCGCTCGCCGATTACGAACGTGTCATCGACCAGGTGGACCTTGCCTCGATCGCCGAGCGCGAGAAGGTCACCCGGCACGACGTCAAGGCCCGGATCGAGGAATTCAACGCCCTCGCTGGCCACGAGCAGGTCCACAAGGGCATGACGTCCCGGGACCTCACGGAGAACGTCGAGCAGCTGCAGATCCGGCTCTCCCTGGAGCTGATGCGCGACCGCACGGTGGCGGTCCTGGCCCGGCTCGGCAAGCTGTCGGGCGAGTACCGCGAGCTGGTCATGGCCGGCCGCTCCCACAACGTCGCCGCGCAGGCGACCACCCTCGGCAAGCGGTTCGCGACCGCGGCCGACGAGCTGCTGGTGGCCTACGGACGGCTCGAGGACCTGCTGGACCGCTACCCGCTGCGGGGCATCAAGGGCCCCGTCGGCACGGCGCAGGACATGCTCGACCTGCTGGGCGGCGACGCCGGGAAGCTCGCCGACCTCGAACAGCGCATCGCCGCACACCTCGGCTTCTCCCAGGCCTTCACCTCGGTCGGCCAGGTCTATCCGCGCTCGCTCGACTACGACGTGGTGACGGCGCTGGTCCAGCTGGCCGCGGCCCCGTCGTCGGTCGCCAAGACGATCCGTCTGATGGCCGGGCACGAGCTGGTGACCGAGGGCTTCAAGCCTGGTCAGGTCGGCTCGTCCGCGATGCCGCACAAGATGAACACGCGGTCCTGCGAGCGGGTCAACGGCCTGATGGTGATCCTGCGCGGATACGCGTCGATGACCGGTGAGCTGGCGGGCGACCAGTGGAACGAGGGCGACGTGTCCTGCTCCGTGGTCCGCCGGGTGGCACTCCCGGACGCCTTCTTCGCGTTCGACGGTCTGCTGGAGACGTTCCTGACGGTGCTCGACGAGTTCGGGGCGTTCCCGGCAGTCGTCGCCCGTGAGCTGGATCGCTACCTCCCGTTCCTCGCTACGACCAAGGTCCTGATGGGTGCGGTGCGCGCGGGTGTCGGCCGTGAGGTCGCCCACGAGGCGATCAAGGAGAACGCGGTCGCCTCGGCCCTGGCCATGCGCGAGCAGGGCGCCGAGCGCAATGAGCTGCTCGACAAGCTGGCCGCCGACGACCGCATCCCGCTGGACCGCGCGCAGCTCGACGCGCTGATGGCCGACAAGCTCTCCTTCACGGGGGCCGCGGGCGACCAGGTCACGGCGCTGGTCTCCCGCATCGAGGAGATCGCCAAGCAGCACCCCGAGGCCGCCGCATACACGCCGGGCTCCATCCTCTGA